The following coding sequences are from one Candidatus Zixiibacteriota bacterium window:
- a CDS encoding TonB-dependent receptor: protein MNEQTKTAQRRDFRAVFRTSITFALLAILMFGGAATAQEAQQVKEGRIAGRLFDAQTGEALLGATVMVEGTKLGAVSDLDGNFIVKRVPIGTYALTASMVGYAPTRVTDVQVTEGTSARVELALRPQVIQMEGVVVEAKRMKNSEASMLRQRQLSNSVSDAISAEEMGRSGSGDAAQAMSHVTGASTDGKYVFIRGLGDRYSNTRINGSLAPSADPDKQAVNFDVVPAGLLDNIVVEKTFTPDKPGNFSGGSVNLTTKDLPEGRTINFSTSTSYNSNTTGKDDVLTYKGGSKDWIAMGGDSREAPSYLADPAYNTPDPSTAARDSALAQQLTRDSRAINSTMKPIRTTAPLNQAYALTYGDNWTLFTRPLGISASINYSRNHSYYKSGVLGQWLPLQVYGQGTIMDSLYRYTDEAGKDEVLWGGLLNTSYYVAQNHKISFTYLYNRSGESTARYVEGWNYNLGPGAVYRTRNLLYSERLLSSGQLRGEHANIIGPVRLEWQLSDSKSSQDEPDLRYFSDNATVIEGTTDSTYGIFQIYPSHYFRYTSERNREGQLDLTVPFKQWNDLSSKVRLGGSFLHKTRSFRERQFLMGMPRVDYTRTTYRDNYNGDPDAWLDDNNVGAAPDTTTPDNYIDLAVTWNSFSDPISNYNATQDVVGAYGMVELPLTAKLQIVSGLRYETTDLTLDQIYRQNDTTDLAGGSDLLPALTFIYKLTDNMSVRSAYGRTLARPSFRELAPYASWEFVGGSYIFGNRNLKYTKIDNYDLRWEWFTRPSELLAVSTFYKRFHNPIERVIVGQNYDVTWENVDRGTVMGLEVEWRKQLDQIHHLLRNFRLGGNFSLIRSEVKLTDEELLGERNIDPGAKDTRDLQGQSPYLLNIDAGYTNERLGTALSVLYNRYGKRLSEVGLYANPDIYELSRTTIDATLSQRIWRGITFKASARNLTDSKIQKAYQFKGQNYVANEYSTGRIFGIGMSYQL from the coding sequence ATGAACGAACAAACCAAAACGGCTCAGCGGCGCGACTTCCGCGCCGTATTCAGAACCTCAATCACATTCGCGCTTCTGGCGATCTTAATGTTCGGCGGGGCTGCAACTGCGCAGGAAGCGCAGCAGGTCAAAGAAGGGCGAATAGCAGGTCGGCTCTTTGATGCCCAGACCGGCGAGGCGCTGCTGGGCGCAACCGTGATGGTCGAGGGCACGAAACTGGGCGCCGTGTCCGACCTCGACGGCAACTTCATCGTCAAGCGTGTGCCGATCGGGACATATGCCCTGACCGCTTCGATGGTCGGCTATGCACCGACCCGTGTCACCGATGTACAAGTGACTGAAGGCACGAGCGCCCGGGTGGAGCTGGCGCTTCGCCCACAGGTGATTCAGATGGAGGGAGTGGTGGTTGAAGCCAAACGGATGAAAAACTCCGAGGCCTCCATGCTCCGCCAGCGGCAGCTTTCCAATTCAGTGAGCGATGCCATCAGCGCTGAAGAAATGGGCCGCTCCGGCAGCGGCGATGCCGCCCAGGCCATGTCGCATGTTACCGGCGCCTCGACCGACGGCAAGTACGTCTTTATTCGCGGTTTGGGGGACCGCTACAGCAACACGCGCATCAACGGCTCGTTGGCACCCAGCGCAGACCCGGACAAGCAGGCGGTCAATTTCGACGTCGTGCCGGCCGGTTTGCTTGACAATATCGTGGTTGAAAAAACCTTTACGCCCGACAAGCCCGGCAACTTCTCCGGCGGCAGTGTGAACCTTACCACCAAGGATTTGCCCGAGGGGCGCACGATCAATTTTTCTACCTCCACTTCCTACAATTCGAATACAACCGGCAAAGATGACGTTCTGACTTACAAGGGGGGATCGAAGGACTGGATTGCCATGGGTGGGGATTCTCGCGAGGCTCCATCCTACCTGGCCGATCCTGCCTATAACACTCCGGACCCATCGACCGCGGCCCGCGATTCGGCTCTCGCACAGCAGTTAACCCGTGACAGCCGGGCCATAAACAGTACGATGAAGCCGATCCGGACCACCGCGCCGCTGAATCAGGCGTATGCGCTCACGTACGGTGATAACTGGACTCTGTTCACCCGCCCGCTTGGTATTTCGGCCAGCATCAACTACAGCCGCAATCACAGTTACTACAAGAGCGGCGTGCTGGGTCAGTGGCTGCCGCTTCAAGTGTACGGGCAGGGAACCATAATGGACTCTCTTTATCGCTACACCGACGAAGCAGGCAAGGATGAAGTGTTGTGGGGCGGGCTCCTGAACACGTCCTACTATGTCGCACAGAATCACAAGATAAGCTTCACCTATCTGTACAATCGCAGCGGCGAGTCCACGGCACGGTATGTGGAAGGTTGGAACTACAATCTTGGCCCGGGGGCCGTGTATCGCACCCGAAACTTGTTATACAGCGAGCGTCTGCTCTCCAGTGGGCAGTTACGTGGTGAGCACGCCAATATCATCGGGCCGGTCCGCCTCGAGTGGCAACTTTCGGATTCCAAATCGTCACAGGACGAACCCGACCTGCGTTATTTCTCCGACAACGCCACCGTCATCGAAGGCACAACCGACTCCACCTACGGCATTTTTCAGATTTATCCGTCCCACTATTTCCGCTACACCAGCGAGCGCAACCGCGAAGGTCAGCTTGACCTGACCGTACCGTTCAAACAGTGGAACGATCTCTCCTCGAAAGTCCGCTTGGGTGGCTCGTTCCTGCACAAGACACGCAGTTTCCGCGAACGCCAGTTTCTCATGGGGATGCCGCGTGTCGATTACACGCGCACGACCTATCGGGATAACTACAACGGAGACCCCGATGCGTGGCTCGATGACAACAACGTCGGCGCGGCGCCGGATACCACAACGCCGGACAACTACATCGACCTCGCGGTAACCTGGAACTCGTTCAGCGATCCAATTAGCAATTACAACGCGACACAGGATGTTGTCGGCGCTTATGGTATGGTGGAACTGCCGTTAACGGCCAAGCTCCAGATAGTGAGCGGCCTGCGGTACGAGACCACCGACCTGACACTTGACCAGATCTACCGTCAGAACGACACTACCGACCTTGCCGGCGGCAGTGACCTGCTCCCGGCTCTTACGTTCATTTACAAACTGACTGACAACATGAGTGTGCGTTCAGCTTATGGCCGCACCCTGGCTCGCCCTTCATTCCGCGAACTGGCTCCCTACGCCTCGTGGGAGTTCGTTGGCGGCTCGTACATCTTCGGCAACCGAAATCTGAAATACACCAAGATCGATAACTACGACCTCCGCTGGGAGTGGTTCACGCGTCCCAGTGAGCTTCTGGCCGTCAGCACCTTCTATAAGCGTTTTCACAACCCGATCGAGCGCGTGATTGTCGGTCAGAACTATGATGTGACCTGGGAGAATGTCGATCGTGGCACCGTCATGGGCCTGGAAGTTGAATGGCGCAAACAGCTTGACCAGATTCACCACCTGCTGCGCAATTTCCGACTGGGCGGCAATTTCAGCCTCATCCGCTCGGAAGTGAAGTTGACCGACGAAGAACTGCTCGGGGAGCGAAATATAGACCCGGGAGCGAAAGATACACGCGACCTGCAGGGGCAGTCCCCCTACCTGCTTAACATCGATGCCGGGTATACCAATGAGAGACTCGGGACCGCTCTGTCAGTTCTGTACAACCGCTACGGCAAGCGCCTCTCCGAGGTCGGCCTGTATGCGAACCCGGACATCTACGAACTCTCGCGAACGACTATAGACGCCACCCTGTCACAGCGCATCTGGCGCGGCATCACCTTCAAGGCCTCGGCCCGCAACCTGACCGACAGCAAGATTCAGAAGGCGTACCAGTTCAAGGGTCAGAACTACGTCGCGAACGAGTATTCGACCGGACGCATCTTCGGAATCGGGATGTCATATCAACTCTAA
- a CDS encoding archease translates to MARYEFIEHTADIAIRAFGDTLAEAFASAADAFFDIVTGKSAIRPELSLSVEAEGMDREMLLVNFLSKLIVVHEVDGWVLSDFHIEFLSSNRLKATARGEKFVESRHGEGIQIKGVSYHMMEIHDGGISEPSYVQVLFDI, encoded by the coding sequence ATGGCGCGTTACGAATTCATTGAGCACACCGCGGATATTGCCATCAGGGCGTTTGGCGACACGCTCGCCGAGGCGTTTGCATCGGCCGCCGATGCTTTTTTCGACATCGTGACCGGCAAATCGGCGATTCGGCCTGAGTTGTCCCTCAGTGTCGAAGCGGAGGGGATGGACCGGGAGATGCTATTGGTGAATTTTCTGTCGAAACTTATTGTGGTGCACGAAGTGGATGGGTGGGTGTTGAGTGATTTTCACATTGAATTCCTTTCTTCAAATCGGCTGAAAGCCACCGCTCGGGGCGAGAAGTTTGTTGAGTCGCGACATGGCGAGGGGATTCAGATCAAAGGGGTGTCGTATCATATGATGGAGATTCACGATGGGGGCATCAGCGAGCCGAGCTATGTGCAGGTGTTGTTTGATATTTGA
- a CDS encoding RtcB family protein: MTWNGPIRKIDEFRYEIPDSYQSPVMKQLGVKMLVPGLIYADDQMLKSILADDSPDQVANVATLPGILGHSIAMPDIHHGYGFAIGGVAAFDAGYGVISPGGVGYDINCGVRLIRSNLLFHEAKPRLPKLIDTMFFNVPSGVGSEGKVRLNRQQIDEVLVSGASWAIRNGYGWESDLEVMEEGGCIDGANPELVSDNAKKRGIPQVGTLGAGNHFLEVQRVDAIYDVEAASAFGITEVNQITVMIHTGSRGCGHQICTDFLEVMQRANKKYGIPLVDRELACAPASSPEGREYFSAMKCGANFAWANRQMISHWVRESFESVFGKPATELGLGLIYDVAHNMAKLEEHVIDGKKRLVFVHRKGATRAYPAGNQAIPVRYRHVGQPVLIPGDMGSASYLLAGSNLAMDETFGSTCHGAGRRMSRHAAIRSYQPDKVVGKLESEGIYLRAKSRRVISEEAPGAYKNIDEVIEISHNAGIARKVARLRPIGVVKG; this comes from the coding sequence ATGACTTGGAACGGCCCGATCCGCAAAATCGACGAATTCCGGTACGAAATACCGGATTCCTACCAAAGCCCGGTGATGAAACAGCTCGGCGTGAAAATGCTGGTGCCGGGACTAATCTACGCCGATGATCAGATGCTCAAGTCGATTCTGGCGGATGACTCACCGGACCAGGTGGCGAATGTAGCTACGCTGCCCGGAATCCTGGGGCATTCCATTGCCATGCCGGATATTCATCATGGCTACGGATTCGCGATCGGTGGTGTGGCCGCATTCGATGCCGGCTACGGCGTGATTTCACCCGGCGGGGTGGGGTATGACATCAACTGTGGCGTGCGGTTGATTCGCTCCAATCTCCTGTTCCATGAAGCCAAGCCGCGCTTGCCGAAGCTGATCGACACCATGTTCTTCAATGTACCCTCGGGGGTCGGGTCGGAAGGGAAAGTCCGGCTGAATCGCCAACAGATTGACGAGGTGCTGGTATCGGGCGCAAGCTGGGCAATCCGAAACGGCTATGGCTGGGAGAGCGATCTGGAGGTCATGGAAGAGGGCGGGTGTATCGATGGCGCCAACCCGGAACTGGTCAGCGATAATGCCAAAAAAAGGGGAATTCCGCAGGTAGGAACACTGGGGGCGGGGAATCACTTTCTCGAAGTGCAGCGTGTCGATGCGATATATGACGTTGAAGCCGCGTCAGCGTTCGGGATCACCGAGGTGAACCAGATAACGGTCATGATTCACACCGGCTCGCGCGGCTGCGGACATCAAATATGCACGGACTTTCTGGAAGTCATGCAGCGTGCTAACAAGAAATACGGCATTCCGCTGGTGGATCGCGAACTGGCCTGCGCGCCGGCGAGTTCTCCCGAAGGACGGGAATATTTTTCGGCGATGAAGTGCGGGGCCAACTTCGCCTGGGCCAATCGCCAGATGATCAGCCACTGGGTGCGGGAGTCGTTCGAGAGCGTGTTCGGCAAACCAGCGACCGAACTCGGACTCGGATTGATCTACGATGTCGCGCACAACATGGCCAAGCTCGAAGAGCATGTGATTGACGGCAAGAAACGGCTGGTGTTTGTCCATCGCAAAGGGGCCACCCGGGCGTACCCGGCAGGGAATCAGGCGATACCGGTTCGGTACCGGCATGTCGGGCAGCCTGTGCTGATTCCGGGGGACATGGGGTCCGCCAGTTATCTCCTGGCCGGGTCAAACCTGGCCATGGATGAGACGTTTGGCTCGACCTGTCATGGGGCTGGCCGCCGGATGTCGCGGCACGCCGCCATACGGTCGTATCAGCCCGACAAAGTGGTGGGGAAACTCGAAAGCGAGGGGATATATCTGCGCGCCAAGAGCCGCAGGGTGATTTCCGAGGAAGCCCCGGGAGCGTATAAGAATATTGACGAGGTGATAGAAATCTCTCATAATGCCGGTATCGCTCGGAAGGTTGCCCGCCTTCGCCCCATCGGCGTAGTGAAAGGGTAG
- a CDS encoding cation diffusion facilitator family transporter — protein sequence MSRKTRAAAFSVASNATLVVLKLVVGLLSGSVSILSEAIHSANDLLAAIIAFFSVRVSDRPPDAEHPYGHGKIESISGAIEAGLIILAAVWIVVEAIRKMISGGAVEHLEWGMAIMLFSVLLNVLVSRYLFKVARQEDSLALEADAQHLATDIYTSMGVAVGLGLVWLTDWHIIDPLVAIAVAILISRVGWKLTRDAVGHLMDHGLPAAEISRIEQLLRDDPRVRSWHDLRTRKSGSERHIDVHIVLREDATLVEANQVADDLEQKFETVFPRCNVVIHPDPYDDSMTRRQTPGQNS from the coding sequence TTGTCTCGGAAAACTCGCGCCGCGGCGTTTTCGGTCGCGTCAAATGCGACGTTAGTTGTTCTCAAGCTGGTGGTTGGACTTCTGTCCGGCTCAGTCAGTATTCTCTCTGAAGCAATCCATTCGGCCAACGACCTCCTTGCCGCCATCATTGCGTTTTTCTCGGTGCGAGTTTCGGACCGTCCGCCCGACGCCGAGCACCCGTACGGTCACGGCAAGATAGAGAGTATCTCCGGCGCGATCGAGGCGGGGCTAATCATATTGGCCGCTGTCTGGATCGTGGTTGAAGCCATCAGGAAGATGATCTCCGGCGGCGCGGTGGAGCATCTGGAGTGGGGCATGGCCATCATGCTCTTCTCAGTTTTGCTAAACGTGCTGGTGTCGCGCTACCTGTTCAAGGTTGCCCGACAGGAGGACTCACTCGCACTCGAAGCGGATGCGCAGCATCTGGCCACTGATATATATACTTCGATGGGGGTGGCGGTCGGACTGGGATTAGTCTGGCTGACCGACTGGCATATTATTGATCCACTTGTGGCAATAGCGGTTGCGATCTTAATTTCCCGCGTGGGGTGGAAATTGACACGGGACGCGGTGGGACACCTGATGGACCACGGTCTGCCGGCCGCTGAGATCTCCCGCATCGAGCAGCTTCTTCGAGATGACCCACGCGTTCGCTCCTGGCATGACCTTCGTACCCGCAAGTCCGGCAGCGAACGCCATATTGATGTCCATATCGTCCTTCGGGAAGACGCAACTTTGGTCGAAGCCAACCAGGTGGCGGATGACCTTGAGCAGAAGTTTGAGACTGTTTTCCCACGCTGCAATGTGGTTATCCATCCGGATCCCTATGATGACTCGATGACTCGACGGCAGACGCCCGGACAGAACAGTTAG
- a CDS encoding peroxiredoxin: protein MSRRILAAIVLMATLFVTLSAHAADTPMLKVGDRIPEFKLPYATKDTIVFDGFGSAQMAGKEYLIAFYPADFSPGCTKEMCSFRDAVTEFEKLNVTVLPVSADLVFAHQEFAKQQNLPFKLLADQTREFGRKMGVYVPDQGLMKRSVFVASPTGTLEYVDYDYSVKDDADFNALKAFLATKR from the coding sequence ATGAGTCGGAGAATTCTCGCAGCTATTGTGCTTATGGCGACCTTATTCGTCACGCTATCAGCCCACGCCGCCGATACCCCCATGCTGAAAGTCGGCGACCGTATCCCCGAGTTCAAGCTTCCGTACGCTACCAAGGACACTATCGTGTTCGATGGCTTCGGCTCAGCCCAGATGGCGGGAAAAGAGTATCTGATTGCGTTCTACCCCGCCGATTTTTCCCCCGGGTGCACCAAAGAAATGTGCAGTTTTCGCGACGCCGTGACTGAGTTTGAAAAGCTCAATGTGACGGTTCTGCCTGTTTCAGCCGATCTGGTTTTCGCGCACCAGGAGTTTGCCAAACAGCAGAATCTACCGTTTAAGCTCCTTGCGGACCAGACCCGCGAGTTCGGCCGCAAGATGGGGGTCTATGTGCCGGACCAGGGACTCATGAAGCGTTCGGTGTTTGTGGCGAGTCCGACCGGCACGCTGGAATATGTCGATTACGATTATTCCGTTAAGGACGATGCCGACTTCAATGCGTTGAAGGCTTTCCTCGCCACGAAACGCTGA
- a CDS encoding SDR family NAD(P)-dependent oxidoreductase produces MPNGFSPSVLITGANGFIGSRLCRAFLHEGWKVVAGVRKTGDLSLLRELSVEYRYGDITTPETLPEMVREVDYIVHNAGLVKAKSRAQFFEVNETGTRNLLEATIAHNPSLKKLVLISSMAAAGPSIQGRPLTEADPPHPITVYGESKLAGEKAALDYANRVPLVILRPSGVYGPGDEEIMAIFKTVKLRIRPAFGNQKRKIQLTHVDDLCRAVIAATKAATASGAAYFVAENRAYPMADMLTIMEQACGRRGFPLLIPGWFFRGIAAISEFSFRIVGATPMLTREKANELLETWEISTEKARRELGFESQISFAVGAKQTFDWYREHRWL; encoded by the coding sequence ATGCCGAACGGTTTCAGCCCATCTGTTCTCATCACCGGCGCCAACGGGTTTATCGGATCCCGCCTCTGCCGTGCATTTTTGCATGAGGGTTGGAAAGTTGTAGCGGGTGTCCGAAAGACGGGGGACCTGTCGCTCCTGCGTGAGCTTTCGGTCGAATATCGGTATGGCGACATTACCACGCCCGAGACGCTTCCGGAAATGGTTCGAGAGGTTGACTACATTGTTCACAACGCCGGCCTGGTGAAGGCAAAGTCACGCGCGCAATTCTTCGAGGTAAACGAAACCGGCACACGAAATCTGCTTGAAGCCACGATCGCGCATAATCCTTCGCTGAAAAAGCTGGTCCTTATTTCCTCGATGGCGGCAGCGGGGCCTTCGATACAGGGTCGTCCGCTCACCGAAGCGGACCCGCCCCATCCCATCACGGTGTATGGAGAGTCCAAGCTGGCCGGGGAAAAGGCGGCGCTGGATTATGCCAATCGAGTTCCACTGGTCATCTTGCGTCCCTCCGGCGTGTACGGCCCCGGCGATGAAGAGATTATGGCCATTTTCAAGACGGTGAAGCTGCGCATCCGTCCGGCGTTCGGCAACCAGAAACGCAAGATCCAGTTGACCCATGTGGATGATCTGTGCCGTGCGGTCATTGCAGCCACCAAAGCTGCGACCGCATCCGGCGCCGCCTATTTTGTCGCCGAGAATCGCGCCTACCCGATGGCGGATATGCTGACCATCATGGAACAAGCGTGCGGGCGTCGCGGTTTTCCGCTCTTAATACCGGGCTGGTTTTTTCGGGGGATTGCGGCGATTTCGGAATTCAGCTTTCGTATCGTGGGCGCTACGCCGATGCTTACCCGCGAGAAAGCGAACGAGCTGTTGGAAACGTGGGAAATCTCGACGGAGAAAGCGCGGCGGGAGCTTGGCTTTGAATCGCAAATTTCATTCGCAGTTGGAGCGAAGCAAACGTTCGACTGGTACCGCGAGCACAGGTGGCTATGA
- a CDS encoding aminotransferase class V-fold PLP-dependent enzyme, which produces MTDDLRSKFESARALFPHTKEVVYFNAASYGPFASSVQAAIDENIRIRLNAATDDSHYAFSVADELRSDYAGLIGATKKQVGLGLNTTFGLNIAAFGLQLKKGDEILMSDIEFPAAVYTFKAAAQTRGLKVRLVKSHERRFDIDELVKSIRPKTRVLALSYVQFFNGFKNDLRTISDICKKHHMYFVVDGIQGMGTEPLNVRKLGIDVFASGCQKWMLAPQGCGFFYLSDEVRDSIKAPFMSWLGADWGMKFSDLFYFDKPYFDSARRFEMGYYVVLNLVGMKASVKIFQDLGIPNIQKHTHALIDRLVTYLRTNSHYRITSDLTSKHRSSIFTFTCENVQALHRRILDHKIILVNREGSIRVSSHLYNNEADIGRLIEVLDRFSKTG; this is translated from the coding sequence ATGACTGACGATCTAAGATCCAAATTCGAGAGCGCCCGAGCGCTGTTTCCGCATACGAAAGAGGTCGTGTATTTTAACGCGGCTTCGTACGGTCCGTTCGCGTCCTCGGTGCAGGCGGCGATCGATGAAAATATCCGCATCCGCTTGAATGCCGCCACTGATGATTCCCATTATGCATTCAGTGTGGCTGATGAACTTCGCTCAGACTATGCCGGTCTGATCGGCGCCACCAAGAAACAGGTAGGCCTGGGCCTGAACACGACCTTCGGCTTGAACATAGCGGCGTTTGGTCTGCAGCTGAAGAAGGGGGATGAGATTCTGATGTCGGATATCGAGTTCCCCGCCGCCGTGTATACGTTCAAAGCAGCCGCGCAGACGCGCGGGCTCAAGGTTCGGCTGGTCAAGTCGCACGAACGGCGGTTCGATATCGATGAGTTGGTGAAAAGTATTCGTCCGAAGACTCGTGTGCTGGCGCTTTCTTACGTGCAGTTCTTCAACGGATTCAAGAACGATCTCAGAACTATCTCCGATATCTGTAAGAAACACCACATGTACTTTGTGGTCGATGGCATCCAGGGGATGGGAACGGAGCCGCTAAATGTCCGCAAGCTTGGTATCGATGTCTTCGCGTCGGGTTGCCAGAAATGGATGCTGGCGCCGCAAGGGTGCGGATTCTTTTATCTTTCTGACGAGGTCCGGGACAGTATCAAGGCGCCGTTTATGTCGTGGTTAGGAGCTGACTGGGGGATGAAATTCTCCGACCTGTTCTATTTTGACAAGCCTTACTTCGATTCGGCCCGCCGATTTGAGATGGGGTATTATGTAGTGCTGAATCTGGTCGGTATGAAAGCGTCGGTGAAAATCTTTCAAGACCTGGGGATTCCGAATATCCAGAAGCACACGCACGCGCTGATTGACCGGCTGGTGACCTATTTGAGAACAAATTCCCATTATCGCATCACGTCGGATTTGACCTCGAAACACCGCTCGTCGATCTTCACCTTCACCTGCGAAAACGTGCAGGCGCTTCACCGCCGAATACTTGACCACAAGATTATTCTCGTAAATCGAGAGGGATCGATACGAGTGTCGTCACACCTGTACAACAACGAGGCGGACATCGGCCGGCTGATCGAGGTGCTGGACCGGTTCTCAAAAACCGGGTAG
- a CDS encoding SGNH/GDSL hydrolase family protein gives MTSNYPTPSLAFKLTASVLSVCLFLALAELALRFIDPDLYYKNQFFPVNRDIDFPDVYKKDPMLFWRFRENQTISSRRFSDLDYRINSLGMRGPEIARTKNGVRILTLGNSCTFGWGVRQEQIWTTRLQEMLKRGILTQSIEVVNAGVPGYSSLQGWRYFENELLVLQPDIVLITFAWNDEAPAGQGISDDRQQPPGRLILAAQNLFSRLKLYQFMRKVVLSATEKQKIVALDDPLAVRRVPPDRFKKNLTEIIRLARRNNCRPVLVIPPIASLHIYFKESVSPLHTMHAAYQNQIRLVSQYEKTELVDLQEAFDKQSDLWDDPYADCTHFNAKGHGVAAQTIAEVVVPR, from the coding sequence ATGACCAGTAACTATCCGACCCCTTCACTGGCGTTCAAGCTCACCGCCTCTGTCTTGTCAGTCTGCCTGTTTTTGGCGCTTGCCGAACTCGCACTTCGGTTTATTGATCCGGACCTCTACTACAAGAATCAGTTCTTCCCGGTCAATCGTGATATCGACTTCCCCGATGTCTACAAGAAAGACCCCATGCTCTTTTGGCGCTTCCGGGAGAATCAGACCATAAGCTCACGGCGATTCAGCGATCTCGATTACCGGATCAACTCACTTGGGATGCGCGGGCCTGAGATTGCACGAACGAAGAACGGAGTACGCATATTGACGCTCGGCAACTCATGCACCTTCGGCTGGGGCGTTCGTCAGGAACAGATCTGGACAACCCGGCTGCAGGAGATGCTAAAGCGGGGGATTCTGACACAGTCAATCGAGGTGGTCAATGCCGGTGTGCCGGGATATTCGTCGTTACAGGGTTGGCGCTATTTCGAAAACGAACTGCTCGTGCTTCAACCTGACATCGTACTCATCACTTTTGCCTGGAATGACGAAGCTCCCGCCGGCCAAGGAATCAGCGACGATAGACAACAGCCGCCCGGACGATTGATCCTGGCGGCACAGAACCTGTTTTCACGTCTGAAATTATACCAGTTCATGCGCAAGGTGGTGTTGTCCGCCACGGAGAAGCAGAAGATAGTGGCGCTCGATGACCCGCTGGCGGTTCGCCGGGTCCCACCGGACCGGTTCAAGAAAAACCTGACGGAGATTATTCGTCTCGCCCGCCGGAATAATTGCCGTCCTGTGCTGGTGATTCCACCCATCGCCTCGCTGCACATCTACTTCAAGGAATCCGTTTCCCCTCTGCATACCATGCACGCGGCATATCAGAATCAGATCAGGCTGGTGTCACAGTATGAGAAAACCGAGTTGGTGGACCTGCAGGAGGCATTCGATAAACAGAGCGATCTATGGGATGACCCGTATGCCGACTGCACGCATTTCAACGCCAAAGGGCATGGGGTAGCCGCACAAACAATCGCTGAAGTTGTCGTCCCGCGGTGA
- a CDS encoding DUF5989 family protein: MHRRWHLFSETLYFLRHSKRWWLGPILALLLFLSVLIVFTESSALAPLIYSLF, encoded by the coding sequence ATGCACCGACGTTGGCATCTGTTTTCGGAAACGCTTTATTTTCTGCGTCACTCCAAGCGATGGTGGCTGGGGCCGATTCTGGCGCTGTTGCTGTTCCTGTCGGTCCTGATCGTGTTTACGGAATCATCGGCGCTGGCGCCTCTTATCTATTCGTTGTTTTAG